The DNA region GTAGTCaagttgtaattattataaaaattttcgttCTCCATAAAATTCTACGTGAATAATTCTGTGTGTCTCTGAACTAATGAATCATAATTTATGAGGTAAAAATGTTGCCAAATTTgccttattcaaaaattaatagttgtcaaatttaaaattttaatcacaataaaccaaattttttgaacaaaatttagtaataggttttttaactaaagaaattctatttcaattattttgttggagTCTCGAAAAATTCTGGACAACgcataagaattaaaatatttcgagtaacaaatttaaatcctgTTATGACCCATAAGTCAAAGAACACtttatatagtaataaaaaaatcctgAATCATTATAATGAAACTCTTGTATCCGGAAAATCCAAATTACAACCGTTCTTATAAGAATAATAGCCGGTTTTTTATGCAAACTTAATGAGCATCAAAAgacgtttaaaataattgtgattAGTAATTGTCGTGTAgcagttattaaataacaatttgaagGCTTAATGATTTTATACCTACCTagcaacttaaaaatattttcagagagatgtggtcattgaaaaacaaacacataatcaatataaatattttaatgattcaataatctcaacaaatattatttcaataattatgtgatgaataaacataatatgAAGACGTGGAGAAAATAATGaatggttaaatatttttatacaattacaaaaatagataTAGGCCAACGTATCACAgttgcaatttaaaattgaattcgatTCAATTAACTGTAAACACTATTTCAccatataatttgtttagaaaaaattCTGTGTGTAAATTCGTTGCAATTACTTTAGAATggtaaaattatgtttgtcATGAAACAACTTTATctacttcaaaatatatatatatattgaataattaaaacattgctaataaacactttttatCTGAAATTACTTAACTTCTTATGTaaacattaagaaaaataacaaaataccgaataaataaatataattatttacaattgttaccAATTCGACAAAAAGAACGATACAATAGCACCTCacatttcaatgaaaaattactgttttatattcttaatatctacatagttataaaaattatatacagttaCTATTGATTGtgatcatattaaaaatagatattattcaatactaaaaatagttgaattgattatttaaaatatggaagTGCATAATTATTGCTGTTGGAATCTGCTATTCTCCATGCTTCTCATCACCATAGAATTTCggctgaaataaataaaacttattttataatggaaATGGTACAAAAAAATCACTGAAATTCACAAAATCTAACAAAGCATTagtacaaaacaaaaacaaagtcTAACCAAAATACGACTCAtgttttatatgataaaataattttttaaaacacacaacAAAATATCATAGACCAACATCTTAtcatctgaaaaaaatatgatttctaaaaatgaacattttaaaaattaaaaaaatataagtagtGGTGTGATTTTCAACTTGGTACACACATATACATagagtaaaaaaaaaagaaaatgttagcatatatgaatatttaaatcggAATTATactgaaatgaattaattgcatttaatcacacatattatttaaataaatattattgtaaacatATCAATACACTGGAATGTCTAATTCTACAAAAATTCTAGAAAGTTTGAGAGttagttgaaaaaaaaatgttggttTCAAGCTTAGAAACTTACTGTTCAACATGTATAACCTAGACAATGACTCCGGAActacattaaacaaaatcaaagaGATTGTTAGtccagttatttaataaacgaaAGTATGAATAAGTGAATTATCTACATACCACATCATGTGGTTCAGTTTGGCCTTGTTGAACGTCATCATCATCTGAGTCTTCTTCTCCCGACGAATCTGGGTGGtctaataaataaagcaaaacaaattaaggaacacaatattttttttaacaataaaaacgcACCTCTCTGCACCGTCTCGGCGACGTTATGATTCTTAGCCGACGTCAAAGATTCATAACAATGTATGCAGACTCTCAGCGGTTTTGAGCTTTGATTTGGTAGTAGGAATCGTTTGTTTGAGCAAGGTCCGCAAACAACCGCACCGCATTTACGGCAATGATGCCTCCGATTTATCAACGTGAACTGGCTCTTTTTACAGTGCATACAAACGGGAGCTTCACCATCCGGTACCCAAACGGCCGCGTGCTCCTCCACCGCTTTTTTACCGCctgtgtaataataaataaatgttgggcAACTATGTATATTAGCAGTTACTGATAAGCAGATTAGTTATACGAGATGTGACTCATTTCATgacaaataattgtaatttttgtgtttataatttaaatttggaatataCAAATTgctagaaatattttgaacattttatgacaaaatatgAATCACTTTGTTATTGAacatatagatttttattaatattaccagCATAATCTTTTACACAAAAGAATGctaataaaaagataatagTTGCTTACATATACTGGTAAAACAGTAATGTTGGCATCTCCACCTCCTACACTTGAGAATGATAagatattaacttttttaatttatccacATGAAATAAAACATGCCAAAAATGATAATACAAAGATTATATTACTGAGATTAATAAAGATGTGGGCTTCTGAACTTCCCACTTCAAAATTATAcacgtttttaaattattttgttatatttgttatgaactaaaataacttttatataaaaaaataacttacttTTTCGCAGCAAATCCTCTATACATTTGTTTATGTGAGCCATCCACTCATTCTTTTCAACTGTTGTTGCAGCATAGACAGCAAAAGACTTGGAAGTTGTCTTAATCAACCAACCATTTCTAAACTCTAAAAACACTcacattatgaaaaatattggcttgattaatttattacaagctTACGGCTGTCATCAGGTAAACTTTCTAACTTGACTGCTTCTAATGGAATGATATGTTGTTTATTGTATttctttttgttaataattatatttccatATACTAGGATgtcattaaatagaaaaaattgtcGAGGTTTTGGTTTTTTCCTGCACATTTTGGTTAATACTCCTTCACCTACTAAGACTCGTCCTGGCACTTGTAGAGGCTgaaacgatttttttttatataattttcttgatgatttattcaatatttacttgTCCAGATGTCCCAAAACAACTCTCTACCATCAATATCCGCCTATTGTTGGCTTCACTATTCACTAAAACagacatattataaattatattatttattgacacctgttataaacaaaaactttttaattcaattttgcaGTTGCTTGGTATGAATCATCAAATTGAATACATTGTGCAGTTTGTGCAGTCCTATCGTGACGGTAAAAAACAGAAAGTACAGTAATTAGaccataaaaaagaaattttaaaagtattttaaccTTTTAAGGTGTTACAGgcgtatatatttatatttagtaaaaggAAATAATGCGAATTAGGTGAAAATGGATTCCAAAACGTTATTCATACAacactgtttttattttctttacctAATTTGTCCAccatttcaataattacaaGCTTTACTACAATACAAAAGCGTAAACCTTAATAACGTCAATCACAAGCTGTCAAGTATCAAATCACCAAATACAtggttattttttgttgtacaaGTTCATAAGGTGTTACTGTCGTACAGAACTTTTCATTAAATGTACACAAAATATTCCGACACgtcattcataaaataatgttcagTTTTATTACCTAATTTATCCACCATTTCAGCAATTACAAACTTTATAGCTCGAGAAAAGATATGAACTCGAGAAAGGCGAAAACTTCCGAAACGTCAGTCATAAACTGTCAACCATGGAATCACCAAATTCatggtaatttttttgtttaaaagtttttcaagaCCAGTGACTTTAGCGTTAGCAGTTGGCTCGCTGTCAGTCAATGTCATTCGCTGTCATATGATTTGATTACCTTTTTGGcgagttaaaatttttagtaaggACGGACCAGCTTGTAAATCATATCCAAAATGCCAGTCTGTGGACCGAAATTGTCGCTTTGCGGTCTGATCATCAGTGTGTGGGGCGTAATCCAATTGGTAAGGAAATCCAATCGATACGTGTGATGGGGcgtacaacaattttatttccagGCCTTCATGGGTGTATTTTACTATTTCCATGCAGTGGCTTTGGCTGAGGATTTACCCGAGTTTGAAATCGAATCGAACTCCACAGAAGAGTATATGAAAGAATTTTATAGCAAAGTTGATTCTGGCTACACACAGGtaatttcctttatttattatatcagtTTGTTTAAACCCTGTATAATAGATgcaaatacattttgtttttgtatttttttcaaaaaaatgggCGTTACCTGCATTTAATAGTAAGCCACACTTAATCATGTGACTTGTTTACTTTACCACCTTGATGCCAAGTAACTTTGTACTGTATTAATAtatactcaatttttttttcagaatgcTTATAACTGCTGGATAGCTGCATTACTGTACCTTGTTACTCTGTTCTTCTCAGCACATCAATTCTGGGCCAACAATCGTTCATCTTTGAGtgtgtaatttaattgattaataacaatttcatttttagtattaatgtCTTTTCCGACATtccttgtatatttttaactcaccaagttttaaaaattagtagatAAGTGTTAAtacatgttatttaaatgtacataaGATTAAAACCAGCTTGTAGTTTTCatgtaaaatacaataaattattacaagaaTAAAACCTCTTTAAgccaattattttcttcatacAATTAGTAATGAATGATATAATGTGGTTAgcgaattgaattgaattaatcaTTGGTTTGGAAACatacaataaaactaaaacttcTTGACAAATCAGATTTTGCGAAATGAACTTGAGCTTGACATCTCTCATaagaatgaaaattttaaggatTAGTACCCATTTTTCTCACAATTCAATTTATGCGTGAATTTTTCATAGAATAttgcttaaataattttattattaaatttatttgttgattaaaaCATCGCAATTATCattcaagatattttattttgttctttttattgtacaaatggaaataaatacaaaGATTTGTAATAACAGCAATAAAAGTATGCTGGAAATCCAAACCTAAGATGAGATGATATTTTGACCTAAGACTAGACACTGGATCCAGAATTCATTGTTCCATATAGGCGATAGCAAATCACTTACTGTATCTTAGGTCGTGTATAACTGtaacaatgtataaaataatttcataaatataaataactatacaattaaaactaattttttacaaataaaacacttCAGACAATTTTGCATGACATTCTATTAATGAGATAAGAAACTTACTCAATGCATACTTGTAATACAACTATATTTCCTGCAggatttcagaaaatattacagccttgtaaaattaaaactatgttGTTCAGTTTTGGAAtgccaaaaaatagttttcagaattttttaaagaattttataatgatta from Aethina tumida isolate Nest 87 chromosome 1, icAetTumi1.1, whole genome shotgun sequence includes:
- the LOC109594352 gene encoding ribonuclease kappa-B, whose translation is MPVCGPKLSLCGLIISVWGVIQLAFMGVFYYFHAVALAEDLPEFEIESNSTEEYMKEFYSKVDSGYTQNAYNCWIAALLYLVTLFFSAHQFWANNRSSLSV
- the LOC109594347 gene encoding pleckstrin homology domain-containing family F member 2 isoform X2, with product MVDKLVNSEANNRRILMVESCFGTSGQPLQVPGRVLVGEGVLTKMCRKKPKPRQFFLFNDILVYGNIIINKKKYNKQHIIPLEAVKLESLPDDSQFRNGWLIKTTSKSFAVYAATTVEKNEWMAHINKCIEDLLRKSGKKAVEEHAAVWVPDGEAPVCMHCKKSQFTLINRRHHCRKCGAVVCGPCSNKRFLLPNQSSKPLRVCIHCYESLTSAKNHNVAETVQRDHPDSSGEEDSDDDDVQQGQTEPHDVPKFYGDEKHGE
- the LOC109594347 gene encoding pleckstrin homology domain-containing family F member 2 isoform X1, which produces MVDKLVNSEANNRRILMVESCFGTSGQPLQVPGRVLVGEGVLTKMCRKKPKPRQFFLFNDILVYGNIIINKKKYNKQHIIPLEAVKLESLPDDSQFRNGWLIKTTSKSFAVYAATTVEKNEWMAHINKCIEDLLRKSGKKAVEEHAAVWVPDGEAPVCMHCKKSQFTLINRRHHCRKCGAVVCGPCSNKRFLLPNQSSKPLRVCIHCYESLTSAKNHNVAETVQRDHPDSSGEEDSDDDDVQQGQTEPHDVPKFYGDEKHGE